In a single window of the Tribolium castaneum strain GA2 chromosome 8, icTriCast1.1, whole genome shotgun sequence genome:
- the LOC100141963 gene encoding alpha-tocopherol transfer protein-like: MALQYQFKAKSIVDEGRTTQTAIDNVKEWLKNTKLPQLPEELIVLFLLSCQNNLNSVRNTIQAYFKIKNEAPEIFNSRDIDCDELKKARKVVSCISIPVRMPNNTVIHFFKLNDTNYQNFDWVHSMKLSYMLLDVTQRRNPPNELVVVIDMKGVGFMHITRLRIGAAKKFLEFLQEAMPLKIKMIHILNSNYVFDKLLSIVKFFIKSDLMSIIKSHPPETDMNQFYKDCIPSSCLPKEYGGELATVEEMNEKMIQEFRELKPFFEAEEKLRSYCK, encoded by the exons ATGGCTTTGCAGTATCAATTTAAAGCGAAAAGTATTGTCGATGAAGGGAGGACCACTCAAACGGCAATTGATAATGTCAAAGAGTGGTTGAAAAACACGAAATTGCCGCAATTACCCGAAGAGTTGatcgttttgtttttgttgtcgtGTCAGAATAATTTAAACAGTGTGAGGAATACAATACAAGCGtactttaaaatcaaaaatgaagCGCCGGAAATTTTCAATTCGAGGGATATTGACTGTGATGAGCTCAAGAAGGCCAGAAAGGTTGT GAGTTGTATTAGCATTCCGGTCCGAATGCCCAACAACACTGtcattcattttttcaaactcaaCGACACAAATTACCAAAACTTTGATTGGGTTCATTCGATGAAACTCAGTTACATGTTACTAGATGTAACACAAAGACGAAACCCTCCAAATGAATTAGTTGTCGTTATCGACATGAAAGGT GTTGGTTTTATGCATATTACACGTTTGAGAATCGGGGCGGCTAAAAAATTCTTGGAGTTCCTCCAGGAAGCGATGCCgctaaaaatcaaaatgataCACATCTTGAATTCCAACTACGTGTTCGATAAGTTGCTATCGATCgtcaagttttttattaagagTGACTTAATGTCGATT ataaaatcgCACCCTCCCGAAACTGATATGAACCAGTTTTACAAAGATTGCATACCGAGCTCTTGCCTGCCCAAGGAGTATGGGGGCGAGTTGGCCACAGTCGAGGAGATGAACGAGAAAATGATTCAGGAGTTTAGGGAGTTGAAGCCGTTTTTCGAGGCCGAGGAGAAACTTAGAAGTTATTGTAAATGA